The proteins below are encoded in one region of Pan paniscus chromosome 4, NHGRI_mPanPan1-v2.0_pri, whole genome shotgun sequence:
- the LOC134730423 gene encoding serine/arginine repetitive matrix protein 1-like → MGHGARTHSPSASPAPPRTHTLAHTVAHPRRAPARRPLGLRAARGLSRHRGSRRGRRRRRRRRRRRSRLQAPLELPPELLRRAPLEEPRPGPESEQESGPQPERERRPGPPAAPPLSRREPSPGSGVRGAR, encoded by the coding sequence ATGGGCCACGGCGCGCGCACACACTCGCCCTCCGCCTCGCCCGCACCcccgcgcacacacacactcgcacacacaGTCGCTCACCCGCGCCGGGCGCCCGCCCGCCGGCCGCTCGGGCTACGCGCAGCGCGCGGGCTGAGCCGACATAGAGGAAGCCGGCGAgggcggaggcggcggcggcggcggcggaggaggAGGTCGCGGCTGCAGGCGCCTCTGGAGCTGCCGCCGGAGCTGCTGCGGCGAGCGCCGCTGGAGGAGCCGCGGCCCGGGCCGGAGTCCGAGCAGGAGTCGGGGCCGCAGCCGGAGCGCGAGCGGAGGCCGGGGCCGCCCGCGGCGCCGCCGCTGTCCCGGCGGGAGCCCTCGCCGGGCTCGGGAGTGCGGGGAGCGCG